DNA from Alphaproteobacteria bacterium SS10:
TACCGCTGTCGCCGCGCGTGATCAGGCCATCGCGACCGCCCAGAACCTAGCTTTCCGGGTGCTAATGCAACGCCTGACCCTGCTTAATGCGGGCGATCTGCCGGTGATTGAGCGCGAGCGTCTCGACCAACTGATCAAGGATTTTGAGATATCTGGTGAGCGTAGTTCGTCGGTTCAGTATCTCGGCACCTTCACCGTTCGCTTTATCCCTGACCAGGTTCGCCGTTACCTGCGCGAGACAGGCATCGGCTTTAGTGAGGCGTTCCGTCCACCGATGTTGGTGCTGCCCATCATTCAGGATGAGCGTGGGATTCGCCTCTGGGATGCGCCAAACCCCTGGCTTGGCACCTGGCAGGATCGCAATGGTCAGGTTGGCCAGCTGACCCTTATCGCGCCACGTGGCGGTCTGGAGGATTTGGTCACCAGTAACGTGGACCAAGCCCTAAACGGTGATCTGCAAGCGCTGAAGGCAATGCGGGAGCGCTATCGCACTGAGGCTGTATTGGTCGCTGTCGCCCGCTTGGTGCCCGCCACCGATACAAACCCACTCCGCCTCGCCATTGAGTTTCGTGAGTATGGCCGCGCCATTCGGCCTGATGGCCCGCGCGAGGGCGAACGTATCTTTGGGTTCATTGACGCGACCCAGCTAACCCTGGCAGCTGGCGCTGATGAAAACCCGACGGCACTGCTGACCCGGGGCCGCGATGCCGTCATTCAACAGCTGACCACCGCTTGGAAGCAGGAGACGGTCGTCGCCCTGTCCAATGAGTTTGGTCGTATCACCGTGGCACTGCCCGTCGGTTCGTTAGGCGAATGGCAGCAGGCCCAGCGCCGCCTTGCTCAAGAGGGCGCCATCAGCCGGGTGACGGTTTTATCCATGGCCAAAGACCGGGTGCGTCTCGCCTTAGATCATTTGGGCAGTGTTGGTGAGCTGCGCCGCGTTCTGGCACAGCGGGGCCTCCGCCTGTCACCAGAGCCACTATCCCTAGATCCTGCTTTGAGCCCCTCCATCGATACCGGGCTGCTAAACAGCCAGCCGCGTTTGGTTGATGGCCCAACCGGCCCGCAGGGCGCCATTGATGCGCCGGGGCAGGGCAGTGTCTTGGTATCTGAACCCACCTATCTTCTGACCCTTACCGGCGGTTAACGCCCCCCGGGATTACCCATAGAAACAGAAAAAGAGCGGTGATCATGGCGATTCCGATCAAAACGCAAATTCGCTTCTGGGCGATGGTGGCCGTGGTGTTTATCGCCCTGGTTTGGTTGCTGCAGGATGTGCTGGTGCCGTTTGTCGCCGGCTTCGCGATTGCCTATCTGCTCGACCCGGTTGTGAACAAGCTGGCCAAGGGACGGATGCCACGATGGGCCGCTGTTTTATGCGTACTTGCGACCTTCCTCGTTGTCTTTGTCTCGTTGATCATGGTGGCAGCACCGCTGATCACCCAGCAGGTTGGGGCGTTGCTATCAGCAATCCCAGAATTCGCCCGCAAGATGCAGGAGCATTTGGGCCCGCGGATCGCTGAGATTGCTGCCCAATTCTCAAATGAGGATGTGGGGCGCTTGCGAGAGCTGGCTTCTCAATACGCCGGTGCGGTTCTGTCCTGGTTGGGTGGACTGATCCAGGGGATTGTGACCAGCGGTGCGGCATTGGCCAATATCCTCGGGCTGTTTGTGATCACGCCAATCGTCGCCTTCTACATGATGCGGGATTGGCCGCGTATTACCGGTGCTATCGATAACCTGCTGCCGAAGGAACATGCCCCCGTCATCCGTCGCCTGTTCGGTGAGATTGATGGCACCATGGCTGGCTTTATCCGTGGGCAGTTAAGCGTCTGCTTCATCCTCGGCACCTTCTACGCGATCACCTTGAGCCTGGCTGGTTTGAACTTTGGCTTTGTCATTGGGCTGACCTCGGGGCTGCTATCCTTCATCCCGTATATCGGTTCTGGCTTTGGCTTGATCGCCAGTGTTGGTGTCGCGGCATTCCAGTTCCAAGACCCGACCATGGTTGGGATCATTGCCGCAATCTTCCTGGGGGGGCAGCTGGTTGAGGGTAATTTCCTGACGCCACGTCTGGTGGGGGGCAGTGTCGGCCTGCACGACGTTTGGGTGATCTTTGCCCTGATGGTTGGCGGCAGCCTTTTCGGCTTTACCGGTCTTCTGCTCGCCGTGCCTGTTGCGGCCATCATTGGCGTGCTGATCCGCTTTGCGATCAGCCAGTATCGTCAGTCTGGTCTGTACCGTGGCACCGAATGGGGCGGCGAAAACAACGATCAGGTTGGCGGTGTTTCCGAGGCCTTGAGCGAGCCATTCTCGGAATTCGAAGCAGATGACGTAGCCGATGAGCTTGAAGAAATGGCCGGCATTGATGTGGATCCAACCGCGCCGGAACCTGGCAAAGCGTGATGACTAAGCCGGGGCAGTTTCCCCTGCCACTCTCCCATCCGCCGCGCTATGGGCGTGAGGACTATCTGGTTGGTGAGGCCAATCAGGTCGCCATGGAATGGATTGACCGTTGGCCGGACTGGCCGGGGCCGGTTACCTGCCTCGTTGGCCCATCCGGGGCTGGTAAAACCCACTTAATGACCATCTGGCAGCGGCAGAGTCAGGCGCTCGCCCTCGATATCGACGTGCTTGAGCCAACCCAGATCGGGGAGTTGGCCGAGGCGGCCACCAGTTTCACCCTGGATGACGCAGAGCGGCTGATCGGATCAGCAGCAGCGGAAGAGGGGCTGTTCCACCTTTTCAATCGCCTGCGCGCCGATGGCGGGCATCTGCTGCTCACCTCATCCCAAGGGCCTGCCCGTTGGGATATCCAGTTGCCAGATTTGGCCTCAAGATTGAAAACGGTACCACTCATCCAGCTGGCGCCGCCGGACGACATTATGATGGCGGCCTTGCTGGTAAAGCAGTTCAGCGATCGGCAGCTCGACCTACCGGGTGCGGTGATCGATTATATGCTGAAGCGGATGGAGCGTAGCTATGCTGCGGTTCAGGCCTTGGTTGCTGCCCTTGATCAGCAGGCGCTCGCAAAGCAGCGGGCGATAACAATTCCCATGGTGCGCGAGGTGATGGATCAGCTCGACGCGGCAAGCGATAGATCGGAAGAGGATATCTAAACAATGGATCTTGGTTTATCGGGCAAGACGGCACTGGTCTGTGCCGCAAGTAAGGGGTTGGGCCGCGCCTGTGCCATGTCGCTGGCCGCTGAAGGCGTTGGCGTTACCATCACTGCACGAACCGAGGCGACCCTCGCTGCCACCGCCGCGGAGATTGAATCAGAAA
Protein-coding regions in this window:
- a CDS encoding DUF2066 domain-containing protein; this translates as MRFPLILIALTAGLFLAIADAGRIAHAQKPSLVALHTVAGIDVDVTADTAVAARDQAIATAQNLAFRVLMQRLTLLNAGDLPVIERERLDQLIKDFEISGERSSSVQYLGTFTVRFIPDQVRRYLRETGIGFSEAFRPPMLVLPIIQDERGIRLWDAPNPWLGTWQDRNGQVGQLTLIAPRGGLEDLVTSNVDQALNGDLQALKAMRERYRTEAVLVAVARLVPATDTNPLRLAIEFREYGRAIRPDGPREGERIFGFIDATQLTLAAGADENPTALLTRGRDAVIQQLTTAWKQETVVALSNEFGRITVALPVGSLGEWQQAQRRLAQEGAISRVTVLSMAKDRVRLALDHLGSVGELRRVLAQRGLRLSPEPLSLDPALSPSIDTGLLNSQPRLVDGPTGPQGAIDAPGQGSVLVSEPTYLLTLTGG
- a CDS encoding AI-2E family transporter → MAIPIKTQIRFWAMVAVVFIALVWLLQDVLVPFVAGFAIAYLLDPVVNKLAKGRMPRWAAVLCVLATFLVVFVSLIMVAAPLITQQVGALLSAIPEFARKMQEHLGPRIAEIAAQFSNEDVGRLRELASQYAGAVLSWLGGLIQGIVTSGAALANILGLFVITPIVAFYMMRDWPRITGAIDNLLPKEHAPVIRRLFGEIDGTMAGFIRGQLSVCFILGTFYAITLSLAGLNFGFVIGLTSGLLSFIPYIGSGFGLIASVGVAAFQFQDPTMVGIIAAIFLGGQLVEGNFLTPRLVGGSVGLHDVWVIFALMVGGSLFGFTGLLLAVPVAAIIGVLIRFAISQYRQSGLYRGTEWGGENNDQVGGVSEALSEPFSEFEADDVADELEEMAGIDVDPTAPEPGKA
- a CDS encoding DNA replication protein gives rise to the protein MTKPGQFPLPLSHPPRYGREDYLVGEANQVAMEWIDRWPDWPGPVTCLVGPSGAGKTHLMTIWQRQSQALALDIDVLEPTQIGELAEAATSFTLDDAERLIGSAAAEEGLFHLFNRLRADGGHLLLTSSQGPARWDIQLPDLASRLKTVPLIQLAPPDDIMMAALLVKQFSDRQLDLPGAVIDYMLKRMERSYAAVQALVAALDQQALAKQRAITIPMVREVMDQLDAASDRSEEDI